A region of Drosophila suzukii chromosome 2L, CBGP_Dsuzu_IsoJpt1.0, whole genome shotgun sequence DNA encodes the following proteins:
- the Argl gene encoding argininosuccinate lyase has product MSQGSYKMWGGRFSEKPHEALQSLNNSLPYDSRLYADDLDASKAYAEALHRAGHLNEAEADKLVKNLELLRFDWIEGSVKFLPGDEDVHTVNERLLVGITGELGQRLHTGRSRNDQVVTDMKLWLRKAIRETLGRLSRVIEAATRQAELHLGVLMPGYTHLQRAQTVQFSHWLLSHAFALREDAQRLVQLRDRSNVLPLGSGALAGNPLGIDRLWLAERLGFSGVTANSMHAVGDRDFVVDFIYCCSMVSLHLSRLAEDLIIYSTKEFDFIRLADGFSSGSSLMPQKRNPDSLELIRGMSGVITSNLTGIMMTIKGTPSTYNKDLQFDKEYCFHSFDKLSQVLDVTDGVLQTMHVKQESMEAALSTDMLATDWAYYLVKKGIPFRQAHHIIGRVVSEAENRGVDITDLPLGELQAFSPVFGSDIVQVADYSNNVQQYNAIGGTASSSVVEQLRLLNKFVKELRKQS; this is encoded by the exons ATGTCCCAGGGCTCCTATAAGATGTGGGGTGGTCGCTTCAGCGAGAAGCCCCATGAAGCACTCCAGTCGCTCAACAATAGTCTGCCCTACGATTCCCGCTTGTATGCGGATGATCTGGATGCCAGCAAGGCGTATGCAGAGGCTCTCCACAGAGCGGGTCACCTGAACGAAGCAGAAGCCGATAAGCTGGTAAAGAATCTCGAGTTGCTGCGATTTGACTGGATCGAAGGGTCTGTGAAGTTCCTGCCTGGAGATGAGGATGTCCACACGGTTAACGAACGTCTTTTGGTGGGGATAACCGGCGAGCTGGGCCAGCGGCTTCACACGGGGAGGAGCAGAAATGACCAGGTGGTCACCGACATGAAGCTTTGGCTTCGCAAGGCCATCCGGGAGACCTTGGGCCGCTTGAGTCGGGTCATCGAAGCCGCCACCCGGCAGGCGGAACTCCACCTGGGCGTCCTTATGCCAGGATACACGCATTTACAGCGGGCCCAGACCGTCCAGTTCTCGCACTGGCTGCTGTCCCACGCATTCGCCCTAAGGGAGGATGCCCAGCGACTGGTGCAGCTAAGGGATAGGTCTAATGTCCTTCCCCTGGGAAGTGGTGCCCTGGCGGGCAATCCGCTCGGCATCGATCGGCTGTGGCTGGCTGAGAGGCTGGGATTCTCAGGAGTCACGGCCAACAGCATGCACGCCGTTGGAGACCGCGATTTTGTAG TTGACTTTATATATTGCTGCTCTATGGTGAGCCTACATCTGTCCCGATTGGCCGAGGATCTCATCATATATAGCACCAAAGAGTTCGATTTCATCCGACTGGCTGATGGCTTTTCCAGTGGCAGCAGCCTGATGCCCCAGAAACGCAATCCGGACAGTTTGGAGCTCATTCGCGGAATGTCCGGAGTGATCACCTCCAATCTTACGGGTATTATGATGACCATCAAGGGCACTCCGTCCACCTACAACAAGGACTTGCAGTTTGACAAGGAATACTGCTTCCATTCCTTCGACAAGCTGTCCCAGGTGCTGGATGTGACCGACGGTGTTCTACAGACGATGCATGTGAAACAGGAATCGATGGAGGCGGCTCTTAGCACGGACATGTTGGCCACTGATTGG GCCTACTATCTGGTGAAAAAGGGTATTCCTTTCCGCCAGGCGCACCACATTATCGGTCGCGTGGTTTCAGAGGCTGAAAACCGGGGCGTGGATATTACTGATCTGCCACTGGGCGAGCTGCAGGCCTTTAGTCCTGTATTTGGATCGGATATCGTTCAAGTGGCCGACTACTCCAACAATGTGCAGCAGTACAACGCGATCGGCGGAACCGCCAGTAGCAGCGTCGTGGAGCAGTTGCGATTGCTCAATAAGTTTGTCAAGGAATTGCGCAAACAGTCATAG
- the Tsp29Fb gene encoding CD63 antigen, producing the protein MANRDLQLNSGMKCAKYMLIIVSFMFALTAILLIMVGTTIQTIFGDFSLFIDGHFSSPPALLIAIGFILIAVATLGAYGAVKESVMVINLYGVCLFLVFILEVSAAIAAFVMQSQVKGMLIRTMHQALQEYDNDPYVAAGVDFMQSGLECCGVDEPEDWKDCYGPNKNSTLGADDVVVPNSCCGRPAVDLSDSNQVTCLETFDYGCFRKMNFIVSQSAMLIATGATTVAFVQLLGVLCAFMLAKTLRRNKSIREARRWQLQQSLGVLISGGKMGPPQNSAVTGYQQLDNGEQGTQEPYTYTPQSPSVN; encoded by the exons ATGGCGAATAGGGACTTACAGCTGAATTCCGGCATGAAGTGCGCCAAATACATGCTCATCATCGTGAGCTTTATGTTTGCG CTAACCGCCATCCTACTGATAATGGTAGGAACTACCATCCAGACTATTTTCGGCGACTTCAGCCTGTTTATTGATGGACACTTCTCTTCGCCTCCGGCGCTCCTTATCGCCATTGGATTTATTCTGATCGCAGTGGCCACTCTGGGAGCTTATGGAGCCGTCAAGGAGAGTGTGATGGTCATTAATCTG TACGGAGTGTGCCTGTTCCTGGTTTTCATCCTTGAGGTTTCTGCAGCCATCGCCGCCTTCGTGATGCAATCCCAGGTTAAAGGCATGCTCATCCGAACAATGCACCAGGCCCTGCAAGAATACGACAACGATCCCTATGTGGCAGCTGGAGTGGACTTCATGCAGTCTGGG CTTGAGTGCTGCGGAGTGGATGAGCCGGAGGATTGGAAGGACTGCTATGGTCCCAACAAGAATTCGACACTTGGAGCGGACGACGTGGTGGTGCCCAACTCGTGCTGCGGTCGACCGGCCGTGGATTTGAGCGACTCCAACCAGGTGACCTGTCTGGAAACATTCGATTACGGCTGCTTCCGCAAGATGAACTTCATAGTGTCACAGAGCGCCATGTTGATCGCCACCGGAGCCACCACGGTGGCCTTTGTCCAGCTGTTGGGCGTCCTGTGCGCCTTCATGTTGGCCAAGACACTACGCCGGAACAAGTCCATCCGCGAAGCCCGCCGCTGGCAGCTGCAGCAGAGCCTGGGCGTCCTGATCTCCGGGGGAAAGATGGGTCCGCCCCAGAACTCCGCGGTCACCGGCTACCAGCAGCTGGACAACGGCGAACAGGGCACCCAGGAACCCTACACCTACACGCCCCAGAGCCCCAGCGTTAACTAG
- the Tsp29Fa gene encoding CD63 antigen, with protein MSILTGSANAVKYTLFGFTLIFLITGIILIAVGAGVGAVYTGYELFLAGKFFSIPTFLIVIGSFIIVISFFGCWGALKENYCLVLSFSIMLAIIFILELAAGISGYVLRNDASKLIQTSLTASLKEYGGDNQNATTRLWDDVQREFDCCGVTSYSDWNVTFSDDLLPISCCSVPVGAVGSFNCWANVTSVGVRHEYGCLDGFSSYISAHAVSLGAAGVVIAILQFFGVIFACYIAREIKIRNGITGFM; from the exons ATGTCGATCCTAACGGGCAGCGCCAATGCGGTGAAATATACGCTGTTTGGATTTACCTTGATCTTTTTG ATTACCGGCATCATTCTGATTGCCGTTGGAGCCGGAGTTGGGGCCGTCTACACTGGCTATGAGCTCTTCCTGGCCGGCAAGTTCTTCTCGATCCCCACGTTCCTGATCGTGATCGGATCGTTTATCATCGTGATCTCGTTTTTCGGGTGCTGGGGTGCCCTGAAGGAGAACTACTGCCTGGTGCTCAGCTTCTCGATCATGCTGGCCATTATCTTTATCCTGGAGCTGGCTGCTGGCATTAGCGGCTATGTGCTGCGCAACGACGCCTCCAAGTTGATCCAAACATCGCTGACTGCTTCGCTAAAAGAGTATGGTGGTGACAACCAGAATGCCACCACTCGACTCTGGGACGATGTGCAGCGGGAATTCGACTGCTGTGGAGTGACCTCCTACAGTGACTGGAACGTGACCTTCTCCGACGATCTGCTGCCCATCTCCTGCTGCAGCGTTCCCGTGGGCGCAGTGGGCAGCTTCAACTGCTGGGCCAACGTTACCAGCGTCGGCGTACGCCACGAGTACGGCTGCCTCGACGGATTCTCCAGCTACATTTCCGCCCACGCGGTCAGCCTGGGAGCAGCGGGCGTAGTCATCGCCATATTGCAG TTCTTCGGAGTCATCTTTGCTTGCTATATCGCGCGTGAGATCAAAATACGCAACGGCATTACTGGGTTTATGTAA